AGAACAATTCAATCGTTAAGGTAGCTGGTTTATCTCCTCCGACTAATTGACCTTCCAAAATGCTACCCCCGGCTCTAGAAAGTTGTATTTGCTGAGGGTTAAACAGAACATCCATCGGTCTGCCAAATGAGGGATAGTTCTCTTCGATCGCAATTTTTAATTTCTCTAACGCCATCTTGTTTGCCCCCTACGCTCATTTTCTATAACTAACCGCCGCATGAGTTTGCGTTCTACTTTATCGGCTAAAGCATCCACATCAATTTTTGTGGGACTGTTATTGTTCGGTAGATTATTTCCTTCATAACGATCGCTTTCAACTGTGGGAGGTCTATTAAGATTTGGTGTAATTTGTTGGGAAGCTACTGTTATGGCAGTGGCTGAATTATAGTTTGTTTGTCCTCCCTCAAAATTTTGTTGGGAAGAAGTAAACTCAGGGTTATTTGCTTGTTGTTCCTGTCCTGTAGCGGAGTGAGGGGTAGAGAATATTAGGGGCGTACCTAAGTTAGTCGTTCTGACTGTTTTTTGATTGAAAGTTTGGTTTGGGGTAGGATTGGCAGTAGTTTGGTTTTTCAGCAACGGATGAGGCTGCGGCTCTAACCAAGAACGCACAGTATTTGTTACTTGTACGATCGGGATGGACGAATTCGTTTCGCTAGTAGGTTGAGAGTTATTTTCTGTTGCTTGGGGAATACTGGAAGGAGTTAGAGAAGCGGTGGTTGAATTTTGCGATCGCGTTGTTTGCTGACTCTGACTGTATCTCGGTTGCACCACTGGTAACGGATTAACTTGAGTTTGTAAAGGTTGTGATTTAGCTAGAGTTAGAGATTTGCTTGGATTGCTAACTTCACCTGTTAAGGGTTCGGCGTAGACAATGGGTAAGCTTTTTGACTGCGCTGACTCCTGTTTTTGCGGCGCTGAAATTAGTTCGGCGCTTTGACTTCGGACTACGGGTAAGGGAGAAATTGGTGGTTCTGTAGATGTAGAAATAGCGATCGCATTCTGTGCAGTCGAAGGCGCAATTAAATCGAGGTTTTGCTGAGTCGAAATTGGCTCAACACTTTGACTTCGCACTACGGGTAGAGGCGAATTTTGTTGATCTGGAGAAGTAGCACTGGTATTCTGTGCAGTCGAAGGTGCAGTTAAATCAAGTGGTTGCTGTACCTGCATTGATTCAGCATTTTGGCTTAACACTACAGGCTGTGGTGTAAGCTTTGTAGTAGCATCGGTGCGGATATTGGATTGAGCAGAAGGTGAATTTGAAGCAGGTTTTTGTTTTACCTGTGTTGGCTCAGCATTTTGGCTTCGCACCAAAGGTAGTGGTGAACTGGACACCTCAACAGAGTTACTGAAATTTTTAGTGCTATTTGCTACGGGCATTCCTTTAACAGGAGCGATCGCACTTGGAGATGCGCTAGTACTTTTCGAGGGTGTGGGGGCCAATTTAGCTTGAACTACGGTTCTTGAAACTTGCCCAGAAGCAGGTGAATTTTTAGGTGTGACAGTATTTGCAACATTTGCCTCGCCGCCGAGAGGTTGGGCGTAGGTAATTGGCACTTGACTTGCGGGAAAATTGTTTACGCCAGAAAAGCGACGTTCCAATTGGGATACTAATGGAAGTCGGTTGGCAAAGCGCTGCGATCGCGAAAGAATATTTCCAGCTAACTGAGTCTTATCAATTACCCCCGGTTTTACTAGAGGACGCATCAAACGCTCTTGAAAGCCAGGATCGATCGCATCCTGCCAATTACCCTTATTGCTTGCTGGCAAGTTATTAACTTCAGACATACGATCCACGCAAACCTAAACTAAAGAAAGGTTTATCAATTCCTTGATGAACCAATTCCACTCTTTCGATCGCTACCTGAGAAGTATTATTTGCATTGAATTGAGGGCCAGACCATTTAACGGGATAAGCATTTTTAAAATTCCACCACATTACGGGTAGTTGCTGTTGGTCTAGCAAAATAATCGTGCCATTCTTTAGCTGAACTTTGCCAGCAGCCGCCGCTTGATACCAAAGCCAGAGCGTATCTATATCAGTAATTCCGTGACTCAAAACCAGGTTAGAATATTTTGTTCGTTTTGGGAAATAATGGGTGAATCCATTCACACCTCCTTCTGCATAAGACTCCAACTCAATCTCGCTTCCTAATCCACTGACTTCAGTAAATCCTCCCGTTACTAACCCACCAATTTCTACTAAAAAATTGTAAGTTAGATAGGGATCTGAACGGATAATTCCCCCACCTAACACTGCCTTCCAACCTAATTTATTCGCCAATTTTTCCTCACTTGCTACTAGCCTAAAAACCATTCATTATCCAGCCAAAGGACACTAACTACGTCTGACTTGGTTATCGTTTAACTTCTGATTAATACGGGCAATTTCTGCTACCCATTCCTGCCTTTCTCTGTGTACGAAATTGACGATTTGCTCGTAAGACCAATGAAAGTGATAGGCAATATACGCTACCTCTTCAAGCAGCCGATCGGAAGGGTAGCAAGCTACTCCCCCACAGGCACAGTTTCTACTTCAAATTCACCTTGGCAGTGAGGGCAAGTTACCAAAAGACGGCTATGGCCGTTTTGATTAATGCGCTGGTAGAAATCTTGTAAATAAACGAGATCGGCAGAAAAAAGGTTTTCTATGAGTTTTGGGTTAATATGCTCAACTGTTCCCAGACGAACGATCACTCGCGATAAGAGAATAATTGCTAAATATGCCGGATTTGCTTGCACGCGAGGGTCTCGAATGGGTGCAATCTCGTCATAAGCAGTAGCTAGCCGCATCGCCCCTTCTCGGTGAACGTTGCCTTCTGTATCTACATAACCTTGCGGGAGAATGAAAGGAAATTCAGTCGGCTGCAACATAGTTTGAAGAAGGGGAAAAGAGGGAAGGAGGAAAAGGGGAGAGAAAAGAGTTTTTTACTAAGGCGAAAGGATACGATTTTACGACCACTTATCGACAGTTACTCCTTCATGGGCGAGTTCTATATATTCCACTGATAAGTCATTATTCATGGCATCAAAATGTGAAATGCTCCAGGTTACGGGCCAGCAGTTTGTAAGATTCCAGCGAATTTTTTCTCTTCCTCCCTCATCCATCAAGACGATCGACACTTCACGGCGTTCAATTTCTCCCTTTGCTATTTTGGCTCGCCATTGCCAGAGTTCGTCATTGTTGGTAGTGCCTCGTTTGAGGGTGATGTTGTTATTGTTAATCATTCCGGGTATTTTACGAACGTTAGGCGGATCGGTTCCTTCCCGATATACAATTGCTGTTTGATGAGAACTCAAACCGTTACATTCGACAAAACCTGCGTGAATGATGCCGTTCCATTCCACATAAAAACTATGTGAAAAATACGGGTCTGGTTTGTGCGGGGCTTTAACGTCGGGCATAGGAAATACTCCTTTAATTTGAATATGGGGAAGGGAAAGGGGGAAAAGGGGAAAAGGGGAAAAGGGAAAAAGGGGAAAGGTGAAAGGGGGGAAAGAAATAGATTGTTTGGTTGACTTGTGTCGTTATATTTAACTATTGCGATCGCAGAGGAATTGTGAGTGTTGTGATATTGGAAAAACAATCTTTTCCTCTTTCCCCCTTACGTACTTTGAGTCAAAACAACTCCAGTCGTGCCGTGAATGAGGCGAACGATGATAAATTCGTTCGGGATGGCAGGTGCCAAGCCAATTTCTGTGACTGCTTTTCCGATGTCGCGCAGTTCTGGCGGGTTAGTTTCTGCGTCGCATTTGACGTAAAATGCTTCTTGTGGTGCGTTTCCTTTCAGCGCTCCTTGTTGGAATAAAGATAGAAAGTAGGTCGTCAATTCTCGATCGATGCGAACCCACAATTTGTAATCGTTTGGCTCGAAAGCAACATCAGCAAGATTGCGATCGATCCAGCGACCAACTGTTAGAAACAATCGGCGGATATTGAGGTATCCCCAAGCAGGATCGTCGCTCAAAGTCCGGGTTCCCCAGATGCGGATACCTCGTCCTCTAAAAGCACGCAAGCAGTTAACTCCCGATACTTGATTTTCAGGATAGAGAGTGGCAAACTCTGCTTCCGATAAATCAATTTGCAAGTCGAGTACACCTTCGAGAACCTGATTGGCGGGTGCTTGGTGGACACCAACTGAGCGATCGCAACGCGCATAAACACCAGCAATGTGACCGCAGGGAGGGATGTATGAATCGTTCTCGATCCTAATCCAAGGGAAGTACAAGGCACCATTGGCACTTCGCAAATTTTGTCGATATTGCTGGATTTCCGATATTTGCCTTCCCGCCGTAAAGCTTGGACAATCTAGAATGGCAAACCGATCGCCCATACGATCGCAGTGATCTAGAATTGCCGCCTGCATTTCCTGTACCTGTTCTTTTACGAGGTTCTCCCCCACAATGTCTGGCGCACAGATTAGATCGATCTCATCGATCGATTCTAATTCTTTCAGTGCTTGTAATAATGCCTCTTTTAGGGAAATCCCATCTTTGGGGAGACGAATTACGTAGCACGGAGTCCCACCGTTTCCGAAGAAACCTTCTACAGCACGGTACAGGTAGCTATTTTCCAGGGCTTGGCCAAAAGTTGCGGTAAACTCAGGCCAAAGAGTAAATCGCTGGGCTGTATTAATTGACCCTTTTTGTGCAAATCCCAAAAATGCAGGCACACCTGTAATCAGTTGTGGGGCAGGTGCCGGGAAGATATCCTCTTTGTAAACACCGGGGATGAGCATAGGGAAAGGGGAAAAGGGGGAAAGGGGAAAAGGGGGAAAGGGGGAAAGGGATGGGGAAACAGAAATAAGAAGAGGTAAAGGGAGGAGATTGGCAAAGAAGCAATGCTTTAAATTTTTCTTTCCTCTTTCCCCTTTTCCCCCTTTCCCCTTCTTAACTAGCACCTGGCCCAGCCCATTGGCTAATGCGGAAGATGACGAATTCGGCTGGTTTGACGACTGATACGCCAATGATGGTAACAACCTGACCGAGATCTCGCAGTTCCGGGGGGTTGGTTTCTTCATCACACTTGACGAAGTAAGCTTGTTCCGGCGTGTTACCAAACAAAGCGCCGCTGCGCCAAACTGTGAATAAAAAAGCGTTTATATTGCGACGAATTCGCGCCCAAAGATCCGGTGCATTGGGTTCAAAAACCGTCCATTGAGTTCCTTCGTCGATCGATTCTCGTAAATAGTTGAATAGGCGACGGACGTTGATATATTTGAATTCTCCGTTGGCATCACCGCCTAGAGTACGTGCGCCCCAAACTCGAATATTGCCGTTGAGGTTGCGAATGCAGTTGATCCCAGCAGGGTTGAGTCCATCTTGTTTGGCTTTGCTGATACTATATTTGAGTCCAACTGCTCCGAGAACCGTTTCGTTGCCGGGAGCTTTGTAGACTCCTCTTTGAGTATCTACGCGAGCGTAAATGCCTGCGATGTGACCGCTAGGTGGCACGTATATTTGACTGTTGCTAGCTGGATCGAAAACTTGAAGCCAGGGGAAGTATAAAGCCGCATAATCTGAGTTGAAGGGCTTGAGGGTTTCTACCAGAGTAGGGCTGCTTAAGTCTACGGTTTCGGGAGAGTCGAGGATGGCAAAGCGATCGCCTAGTTTTTGGCAATGGTCTTTGATTGCAGTTTGAATTGTTGTACTTGTCTGTCCGGGTACGAGAACGAGGGCAATTTCATCAATTGCTTCAAAACTTTCTAGCGCAGAATTGAGTTCGCTTTCACTGGTAACTTTAACAACATAGCAGCGCGTTCCTCCATTTCTGAAGAATCCGTAAACTGCATGAGCGAAGGTGTTTTGCGCCGCGTTGCTTGGGGAAAAGTCACCAAAAAACTTCTTAAATTCAGTGAAATTAGTACAAAGGTTGATTTGGCCTATTGCTGCATAGCCTGGAGTCACTGAGGAAGTAGCTTGACTTGATGAAGAAGCCTCAGTTGTTTTACTTTTTGAGGGTGTTGTTTGCGAACTTGTACTTTGGGGAATCAACCCAATAAACCCTGCTGTACTTGTTCCCACTCCTACTATTGGAGCAGTCCCTGAAGGAACTTCCTCAACATAAACACCTGGAGATAAATAGGTAGTTGGCATCGTCTTTCTCCCTAATTAAAGAAGTAACCCAAAATCTTTGCCCTACTTTAATTACCTTTACAAATTAAGCAATCTCGCTCATCTTTAGTCAGTTTGAGCAGTGCTTTTTTCAAACTTGAAAAATGAATTCCCTCTGCCATATGGAAAATTTTTGCTATCCATATTAACAGATATTCTCAATGCTTGAATTTTTACAGAATTTTCTTAATTATCTGGATTGGTTCGCATTTTTAACTAACTTATTTAGGTTATCTATATTCTGTAAACTTGTCAAGCTTAATTTAATTTGTTAAATGTTTTAATAAATTTATTTTATAGATTTTTTTTAATTATTTTTTTGTTTTAAATTTTATTTCATTAACTACTTATGAATAATTAAATATAACTAAAGTATGTTGACAAAAATAATTTATTGTGCATTTAAAAATATACGTTCTTAAAAAAGAATAGAGCAGATTTTACTTATGTAAAGTAAAGGCTATTCCACCCGCATTTCTCACACGATAGTTGCTAGAGGTCACAGCCCTTATTTCGTCAAAGCCAGACAGAATTCGGTTTAAGAGGTTCAAATGCTTACTATACAAGGCTTCCAGAGACTGCGATCGCTTTCTTTGTGAGAAATGCGGGTCTAGCGTTCAGTGGTTTTAACTGCGATCGCGTTAGCTTGGATCGATACAAACACTTCTTAATTAAAGAAAGTGAGTATATATGGTAAAATAGGAAAATTATCATTTACAAAACCTAATAAAGTAAGTTATGGCAGCTAGACAGCACGTTTCCAGAAAAGCCCCAGCTTCCGCAACTAGGACTACGACGAGCAAGAAATTTGAGCCGCGTTCGTTTACTTCTGCTGCTCGATCGCAACAAGCTACACCAGAAAAGCAAGTTTCCCCACAGCCGGAAGCTAACGTATTAAGCCAAGTACAAGTTTCTCCCAGAGCGATGATTCAGCCTAAGCTCATCA
The nucleotide sequence above comes from Aerosakkonema funiforme FACHB-1375. Encoded proteins:
- a CDS encoding phage tail protein: MANKLGWKAVLGGGIIRSDPYLTYNFLVEIGGLVTGGFTEVSGLGSEIELESYAEGGVNGFTHYFPKRTKYSNLVLSHGITDIDTLWLWYQAAAAGKVQLKNGTIILLDQQQLPVMWWNFKNAYPVKWSGPQFNANNTSQVAIERVELVHQGIDKPFFSLGLRGSYV
- a CDS encoding phage tail assembly protein; translation: MQPTEFPFILPQGYVDTEGNVHREGAMRLATAYDEIAPIRDPRVQANPAYLAIILLSRVIVRLGTVEHINPKLIENLFSADLVYLQDFYQRINQNGHSRLLVTCPHCQGEFEVETVPVGE
- a CDS encoding phage tail protein, whose translation is MPDVKAPHKPDPYFSHSFYVEWNGIIHAGFVECNGLSSHQTAIVYREGTDPPNVRKIPGMINNNNITLKRGTTNNDELWQWRAKIAKGEIERREVSIVLMDEGGREKIRWNLTNCWPVTWSISHFDAMNNDLSVEYIELAHEGVTVDKWS
- a CDS encoding phage tail sheath family protein, with product MLIPGVYKEDIFPAPAPQLITGVPAFLGFAQKGSINTAQRFTLWPEFTATFGQALENSYLYRAVEGFFGNGGTPCYVIRLPKDGISLKEALLQALKELESIDEIDLICAPDIVGENLVKEQVQEMQAAILDHCDRMGDRFAILDCPSFTAGRQISEIQQYRQNLRSANGALYFPWIRIENDSYIPPCGHIAGVYARCDRSVGVHQAPANQVLEGVLDLQIDLSEAEFATLYPENQVSGVNCLRAFRGRGIRIWGTRTLSDDPAWGYLNIRRLFLTVGRWIDRNLADVAFEPNDYKLWVRIDRELTTYFLSLFQQGALKGNAPQEAFYVKCDAETNPPELRDIGKAVTEIGLAPAIPNEFIIVRLIHGTTGVVLTQST
- a CDS encoding phage tail sheath family protein, whose amino-acid sequence is MPTTYLSPGVYVEEVPSGTAPIVGVGTSTAGFIGLIPQSTSSQTTPSKSKTTEASSSSQATSSVTPGYAAIGQINLCTNFTEFKKFFGDFSPSNAAQNTFAHAVYGFFRNGGTRCYVVKVTSESELNSALESFEAIDEIALVLVPGQTSTTIQTAIKDHCQKLGDRFAILDSPETVDLSSPTLVETLKPFNSDYAALYFPWLQVFDPASNSQIYVPPSGHIAGIYARVDTQRGVYKAPGNETVLGAVGLKYSISKAKQDGLNPAGINCIRNLNGNIRVWGARTLGGDANGEFKYINVRRLFNYLRESIDEGTQWTVFEPNAPDLWARIRRNINAFLFTVWRSGALFGNTPEQAYFVKCDEETNPPELRDLGQVVTIIGVSVVKPAEFVIFRISQWAGPGAS